From uncultured Roseateles sp., the proteins below share one genomic window:
- a CDS encoding protein kinase, which yields MPQHSSPANWSAIKTLFEQALALPAAEREAFVASSPAQAAVRAEVLSLLAHHGASTGTGEAAFLASPAARLMTEGAARTGQRLGDWEIVRPLGAGGMGEVFEARRADGQYEGRAAIKLLKRGMDSAAVLQRFALERQALARLQHPHIAGLLDAGLSDDGQPFFVMAFVDGQPLDAAMAGRTLQQRLALFLQLADAVAYAHRSLLVHRDLKPGNVLVTPEGQVMLLDFGIAKLLDMGEGNDADQTSAAARPFTPNYASPEQVRGEAVTTATDIYSLGVLLYLMLTGVRPYGRDSTSAQEAARSVLEDEPTRPSSLSPELVTDPAWLNTRRQLQGDLDNILLKALDKRIAQRYTSVDALAADIRAHLDGRPVSARPASAAYLAAKFVQRHRGASAGAAAALLALVLGLAGTSWQAHAARVAEQSAEARLAQIQGLLRSIVSQHAQAISNLPGGSVVREAMLSEATKNLEQLAAQPGQPRETQAVLGSALSRLADAQGNVIGVNTGKTAEAKTHAEAALRAFDAAVLTPADKAEHQVWRATAHGTLAKLARSAGRPADALAQFQQAETILRQALKVHPDNTELRLALAYAMGEIGQTYDTQNLPNLNQREPALKAFAEARKLFEGLARDTPAADVMMRHSMLLGSEAIVYDKHDELDDSVSRLREAVKVAAEAVRISDPPDTGRQWNLALDQHNLGEALVRQNDPAAAEAVMTEAWRLVDQLLRDNPGNVSWQPRRTLFSLGLGRAQAANGHCAPAAALLQPLIERWREVKDATAQRRRGLALMSLAQCAQAAGNRASARPQAAEAQAIFARLAGAETGPTPPRQLLIYEARALGVMAASAAGKAEAGELKQRAEARFAQADAISPLASDDRRSREAVARI from the coding sequence CCCTGTTCGAGCAAGCCCTGGCCCTGCCCGCCGCCGAGCGGGAGGCCTTCGTTGCGAGTTCGCCAGCGCAAGCCGCCGTCCGTGCCGAAGTGCTGTCGCTGCTGGCCCATCATGGCGCCAGCACCGGCACTGGCGAAGCGGCATTTCTGGCCTCCCCCGCAGCGCGATTGATGACCGAGGGCGCGGCCCGCACCGGCCAGCGCCTGGGCGACTGGGAGATCGTGCGGCCGCTGGGCGCCGGTGGCATGGGCGAGGTGTTCGAGGCACGCCGTGCCGATGGGCAGTACGAGGGCCGCGCGGCGATCAAGCTGCTCAAGCGGGGCATGGACTCGGCCGCCGTGCTGCAGCGTTTTGCACTGGAGCGCCAGGCGCTGGCGCGGCTGCAGCATCCGCATATCGCCGGCCTGCTGGACGCGGGCCTCAGCGACGACGGCCAACCCTTCTTCGTGATGGCCTTTGTCGACGGCCAGCCGCTGGACGCTGCCATGGCGGGCCGCACGCTGCAGCAGCGGCTGGCGCTGTTCCTGCAGCTGGCCGACGCGGTGGCCTATGCCCACCGCAGCCTGCTGGTGCACCGCGACCTGAAGCCAGGCAATGTGCTGGTCACGCCCGAGGGCCAGGTCATGCTGCTGGACTTCGGCATCGCCAAGCTGCTGGATATGGGCGAGGGCAATGACGCCGATCAGACCTCTGCCGCCGCCCGCCCGTTCACGCCCAACTACGCCAGCCCCGAGCAGGTGCGCGGCGAGGCGGTGACCACGGCCACCGACATCTACAGCCTGGGCGTGCTGCTGTATCTGATGCTGACCGGCGTGCGGCCCTACGGGCGAGACAGCACATCCGCCCAGGAGGCCGCGCGCAGCGTGCTGGAAGACGAGCCGACGCGGCCCAGCAGCCTCTCGCCCGAGCTGGTGACCGACCCCGCCTGGCTGAACACGCGCCGGCAGCTGCAGGGCGATCTGGACAACATCCTGCTGAAGGCGCTGGACAAGCGCATAGCGCAGCGCTACACGAGCGTCGACGCGCTGGCGGCCGACATCCGCGCCCATCTGGACGGCCGGCCGGTGTCGGCCCGCCCGGCCTCGGCCGCCTATCTGGCGGCCAAGTTCGTGCAGCGCCATCGAGGGGCCAGCGCAGGTGCCGCCGCGGCCCTGCTGGCCCTGGTGCTGGGCCTGGCCGGCACCAGCTGGCAGGCCCATGCGGCGCGGGTGGCCGAGCAGTCGGCCGAGGCGCGGCTGGCGCAGATCCAGGGCCTGCTGCGCAGCATCGTCAGCCAGCATGCGCAGGCCATCAGCAATCTGCCCGGCGGCTCGGTGGTGCGCGAGGCGATGCTGTCCGAGGCGACCAAGAACCTGGAGCAGCTGGCTGCCCAGCCGGGCCAGCCGCGCGAGACCCAGGCTGTGTTGGGCAGTGCGCTGTCTCGGCTGGCCGATGCCCAGGGCAATGTGATCGGCGTCAACACCGGCAAGACCGCCGAGGCCAAGACCCATGCCGAGGCGGCGCTGCGCGCCTTCGATGCTGCCGTGCTGACGCCAGCCGACAAGGCCGAGCACCAGGTCTGGCGGGCCACGGCCCATGGCACCCTGGCCAAGCTGGCACGCAGCGCCGGCCGGCCGGCCGACGCGTTGGCGCAGTTCCAGCAGGCCGAGACGATTCTGCGCCAGGCGCTCAAGGTACATCCTGACAATACCGAGCTGCGCCTCGCGCTGGCCTATGCCATGGGCGAGATCGGCCAGACCTACGACACCCAGAACCTGCCGAATCTGAACCAGCGCGAGCCGGCACTGAAGGCCTTCGCCGAGGCGCGCAAGCTGTTCGAGGGCCTGGCGCGCGACACCCCGGCCGCCGATGTGATGATGAGGCACTCGATGCTGCTGGGCAGCGAGGCCATCGTCTACGACAAGCATGACGAGCTCGATGACTCGGTGAGTCGGTTGCGCGAGGCCGTCAAGGTCGCTGCCGAGGCGGTGCGCATCAGCGACCCGCCGGACACCGGCCGGCAGTGGAATCTGGCCCTGGACCAGCACAATCTCGGCGAGGCGCTGGTGCGCCAGAATGACCCGGCGGCTGCCGAGGCGGTGATGACGGAGGCCTGGCGTCTGGTCGATCAGCTGCTGCGCGACAACCCGGGCAACGTGTCCTGGCAGCCGCGCCGCACGCTGTTCAGCCTCGGCCTGGGCCGCGCGCAGGCGGCCAACGGCCACTGCGCGCCCGCCGCCGCCCTGCTGCAGCCGCTGATCGAGCGCTGGCGCGAGGTCAAGGACGCGACCGCGCAGCGGCGCCGCGGCCTGGCCCTGATGTCACTGGCCCAATGCGCGCAGGCTGCCGGCAACAGGGCTTCAGCCCGCCCGCAGGCCGCCGAGGCCCAGGCCATCTTCGCCCGGCTGGCGGGCGCCGAAACCGGCCCGACGCCGCCCCGCCAGCTGCTGATCTACGAAGCGCGTGCCTTGGGCGTGATGGCCGCCAGTGCCGCCGGCAAGGCCGAGGCCGGCGAGCTGAAGCAACGTGCCGAGGCCCGCTTTGCCCAGGCCGATGCGATCAGCCCGCTGGCTTCGGATGACCGCCGGTCGCGCGAGGCGGTGGCCAGGATCTGA